A genomic region of Pyrus communis chromosome 14, drPyrComm1.1, whole genome shotgun sequence contains the following coding sequences:
- the LOC137716556 gene encoding (-)-germacrene D synthase-like produces MSAPQAHQTPKTTTNDVNRRSANFSPTIWGDYFLSYASIETNIEEEQRIQELKERVKTMIMAPIPSKPLKKLELIDAIQRLGVSRHFENEIDQVLLQIHNSYHCYHQGSDDDEDLHAAALYFRLLRQQGYNISCDMFNKFKDVNDAKFKGSLTNDIVGLLSLYEATHLRVHGEDILEEALSFTTTHLESAAHRLSPGPLSQHVKHALYQPFWKGIPRLEARRYLSIDCEKNSHNETLLTFAKLDFNLLQKVHQKELSEITRWWKELDFVNKLPFARDRVVESYLWALGCYYEPEYSFARMTYGKVTAVLVVIDDIYDVYGTFEELELFTEAVERWDVSAMVHLPEYMKVCYQALLDLYAEIEEKLENEGNSYRINYAREAMKIQVRSYFKEAKWFYDNYTPTMDEYLSDALNTSYFMLATIAFVGMGSVVTKDSLDWVFSDPKIVKATSLIGRLVDDIKSHKFEQKRGHVASCVECYMKEHDATEEQAIIELSKQVNNAWKDVNETCHRPTIFPMQLILRIVNLARVIEVLYKHDDGFTHAGIFLKDIVVSLFVEPVPL; encoded by the exons atgtctgCACCTCAAGCACATCAAACCCCAAAAACGACAACTAATGATGTTAATCGACGTTCAGCAAATTTCTCTCCCACCATTTGGGGCGATTATTTCTTATCATATGCTTCTATT GAAACAAATATAGAAGAAGAGCAACGTATTCAAGAACTGAAGGAAAGAGTGAAGACGATGATAATGGCTCCAATACCTAGTAAACCTTTGAAAAAATTGGAATTGATTGATGCCATTCAGCGTTTAGGCGTCTCCCGCCATTTTGAAAATGAGATTGATCAAGTTTTGCTGCAAATTCACAACTCTTATCACTGTTATCACCAAGGaagtgatgatgatgaggatCTTCATGCTGCTGCTCTCTATTTTCGATTGCTTAGACAACAAGGTTATAAtatttcatgtg ACATGTTCAACAAGTTCAAGGACGTCAATGATGCGAAATTTAAGGGATCACTCACGAATGATATTGTCGGACTACTAAGCTTGTACGAAGCTACTCATCTGAGGGTACACGGAGAAGATATACTAGAAGAGGCATTAAGCTTCACCACCACTCATCTCGAGTCAGCAGCACATCGTTTAAGCCCCGGGCCACTTTCGCAACATGTAAAGCATGCATTGTACCAGCCATTCTGGAAGGGCATCCCAAGGCTAGAAGCAAGGCGTTACTTGTCCATCGACTGCGAAAAGAATTCACATAATGAGACTCTCCTGACTTTTGCAAAGTTGGATTTCAACCTCTTGCAGAAAGTCCATCAGAAGGaactaagtgaaattacaag ATGGTGGAAGGAGTTGGACTTTGTAAACAAGTTACCGTTTGCAAGGGACAGAGTAGTTGAGAGCTACCTTTGGGCTTTAGGGTGCTACTATGAACCTGAATACTCGTTTGCTAGGATGACATATGGCAAAGTTACTGCCGTGTTAGTTGTTATTGATGATATTTATGACGTGTACGGCACATTTGAAGAACTAGAGCTGTTTACTGAAgctgttgaaag GTGGGACGTCTCTGCCATGGTTCATCTGCCAGAGTACATGAAAGTCTGTTATCAAGCATTGTTGGATCTCTACGCTGAAATTGAGGAAAAGCTTGAAAACGAGGGAAACTCATATCGCATCAACTATGCGAGAGAAGCA ATGAAAATCCAAGTTAGATCTTACTTCAAGGAAGCAAAATGGTTCTATGATAACTACACACCAACCATGGATGAATATTTGTCAGACGCACTTAATACATCCTACTTCATGCTAGCAACCATAGCCTTTGTTGGAATGGGAAGTGTTGTTACAAAAGACTCCTTGGATTGGGTGTTTAGTGACCCTAAGATTGTAAAGGCAACATCATTAATTGGTAGACTCGTGGATGATATAAAGTCTCACAAG ttTGAGCAGAAGAGAGGGCATGTTGCCTCATGTGTGGAATGCTACATGAAGGAACATGATGCCACGGAGGAACAAGCAATAATCGAACTAAGCAAGCAAGTGAATAATGCATGGAAGGACGTAAACGAAACGTGTCACCGCCCTACCATTTTCCCTATGCAGCTAATACTACGAATTGTTAATCTTGCACGAGTGATTGAAGTTTTATACAAGCATGACGATGGCTTTACTCATGCTGGAATCTTTCTCAAGGATATTGTGGTTTCACTCTTTGTCGAACCCGTGCCTCTTTAG